In Xanthomonas fragariae, the genomic window GTTGCTCGCTTGCGACTGCTCGAACTCGGCGGCTGTGCGCGACCCAGCCCTGCGTGATCGCCGGCGGTCGCTCGGCAGGTCTGGGCTCTGCAATTGCTGCACCATCAAGCGACAGCCGCACTGTGGCGTGCTGCTGCGCTGCTTATTCGGCGTCGGTGGCCGGCTTGTCAGCTGCAACGGGAGCGGCATCCGGCGCACCGCGCTTTTTTTCGCGACGCAACGGCGTATCGCCCAGACGCTCGATTGCACCACCGGACTGCTGGAATGCTTCGAGGTCGGCAGCCAAGCGCTGTTCGGACAAGCGGGGTTTGCCTGGCTGGTTGCTCACGGTCATCGACTGGCGGCGTGAATTATTCATCGCGAATCCTCATGCGTTGTAAAGCGTCAAGGGAATGCCCCGGCGGCGTTGGTCGTCGTAGGTGGCACGCACGTCGCGGCAATACGCGCCGGACATGACGAAGCGGCGGCAGATCGCCGGCCGCGTGTCGTAGATCGAGCAACACATGCGAGCAGCGTCGATGGCCACGCACCAACCTTCCTCGTCGCGCGCCATCACGTGCCAGCCTTGCGGTGTCACGCTGGTCAGGTGGTTGGGGATGCGGTCGGATGGGTCGACCATAACGGTGAGCCGGCAACAGACGGCGTCGCAGCGTTCGCAGAGATTCTTGATGGAAAAGGCCAGATAGAGTGGAGGCGACACCGGACTCCGGCCGCCCCTTGCACCATACACCTTGGGTATGCCGGGGTGTGAACCGATCCCCCTTGTGTGCGGCGTCGCTTCGAAAAGCATGCTGGTTTGTGCGTGCGATGCTGCTTGCAGGGTGTCTTCAAGGTGCGTGTCAGGTCATTGCGTGCTGCCGGCAGCACGCCCTCAATAGCATCGTCTATGTCCTGCGCACCGGCATTCCGTGAGAGGAACTGCCCCTGCCACTGGGCGATGGCAGCGGCATGATCTACTGGCTCCGGCTGCGTGATTGGCAAGTCAGCGGTGTGTGGCATCGCCTGCATCGGGTCTTGCTTGCCGAACTGCGTCCAGGCCAGACGCTAGACCTGAGGCGGGCGCCTGGACGCCGCTAGCTGGCGTGGCCCCCCGGGCGGCGCGGCGCCCGGGCCCGACCCAACCAACCGCGGCAAACTCGGCAGGCAGCGGCATTCGGATCGTCGAGCGCAATGGCGTGCCCTTGGCGGTGCGTGTCACTGGCGCCCATAACCACACCTCGGGGGTTTGTTAGCCGCGCCTGGCGGGAACGTCAGCGCACTGCATCGACGATGCGCCATGCAACGTGTTCACACGCATAGGGCGAATCGATCAGCCACCTCAAAATTGTTCTGGATTAAGCCAAAGTTTGGCCTGGTTCACCCCGTCCGCCTCGACCTGTTTGGTGAAGACGCGATACGCAATGCCGCAGATACGAACCATCTGATTATCGCGAACATCATGCTGCAATAGCCATTGGGGAACCTGCTGTGTACCAGGCTTCCAGTTGGGCCCGGTGTCCTTCTCGTCGAAGCTCAGTGTTGACGCTTGCGACATCTCGGTGATGTGCTGCGGCTCTGTCGTTGCTTGATACAGTGCCTCCCAGTCGAATGGAATGTTGTAACTCGACGCCTCGGGCTGGGCTGACGACGAAGGTCCTGTCACCTCGTCCTCAAACATATCGGGATTCCAGTCGCCTTCAGGCGCCTGCGGCCAACCACCCTCAGGAGTGCGTGGAATCATGGAAGAGTAAGAAGAACCCGTTGGTTCAGCTATGCCTCCCAGGTCGGGCAACTGCACGTCAGGAGGATACATCTTGCGCACTTGCATCAGCATGGATTTCATGGAGCTGACATATTTTGGTTTTCTGTGCTGGGTCCAGAGATCCAAATCGCGATCCAACGTTGGGTCGTGCAAACGCCACGCCATTGGCTGCTTTTTATTCTCCTTTAGCCAAGCGGTGAATCGGCCCAGGCGGGATGACATTGCACTGGCGTAGGTTCCCCCGTCAGCATATCTCTTCCCACCGCTGGACTCCCATAAATCATTTTTATATTTCTCTTTGAATTGGTGGTCGACCTCGTAGATTCCACGCCTATTAATTCTCTGCACGAGGTCCGTCGTTCCGGGGTTGCAAAAGTCCCGCAGTTTCCGCAGCGCTCTAACCGACTTTGCACTGCCCGCCATGCACGTGTTCAAGAATTCTTTGGCGTCATCCATCAAATTTTGGGAGTGCAGTCTTCCTGTTTCGCACAATCCCTCTTTACCCTCGGCATGGAGCCATGCACTGAGGGCGCGCAACGAACTTGCATAATCATCCTGGAGAACACTATGCGCACGTTTGATGAATTGTGCATCACCGTCAGGAGCCTTATGGTTGCGATAACCCCGAATATTTACCACTCCGTGGGGGGCGGATTTCGCGTCATGCATATGGTTCAGTGCCGAGAGCAGAGAATAATTTTTATTCACTTTCATGAACGTCAAGGCATCGCTTCTCAGCTTGTCTTTGTCGTTGAAGACCCGTTGTAGACCACCCTTTTTCTCCTGCCTGAGCCAATCGCTAAAACGTATCAACAAATAGGCGTACTGTATTGTGGTCCCGAATTTGGCATCTCCTTTATTGGCACCGTCTACAAACT contains:
- a CDS encoding YkgJ family cysteine cluster protein; this encodes MVDPSDRIPNHLTSVTPQGWHVMARDEEGWCVAIDAARMCCSIYDTRPAICRRFVMSGAYCRDVRATYDDQRRRGIPLTLYNA